In Ciona intestinalis chromosome 7, KH, whole genome shotgun sequence, the genomic window CAAACAAACAgtcaaaaaaatacttttaaaaggTCTGACGATACTTACCCACAAACCGACGGCgagaatgaaaataaagtaaacagCAATAACCGCAATGTCTCCAGGTTGCAACCCAGCACTTGGTAAAACAACATTCGGTAATGTTGTCGCATCCAAAGGCGAAGTCATCATATCAGCTGTAGCTGTCGACATTTTGCTACTTATGTTCAAAAAAAACTTCACACACGAACGCTGAAAACCGGGAAGATAAATTGATTTTTGACCTAGGCAAAACAAAAGCAGTACCGTATAATTAGATAAATTTACTAAAACAGCTAACTAAATTGATAACCTAATGCAATAATTAAATCATAATGCGCATTTAATTCCTGTTTCTGTTATAGCCTGTGCAATGTTTACAAAAGGCCGTTATACAGACACTCCTTGCTATGTAGCATGCTGTAGTAGGTTTTACTCACTATATGAATATAGGCTACGTATTGTAGGTGTCTGCTGCGGGTTTGCGGCCTAAATAAGTTTGAACTATATCGTCTGTCTGGTTTCTGAGCTGCGCTTTACGTTAAACTGAATTTTTTCTGTTGCTTTTGGTGGTTTGAACGTTTACGTTCGTGTTTGCAGCTGGGCATCTGTTTAATTGAATTACTTCTTTCAAGCCGTTTTATGTAAAGCCCACAACCATATAAACTGTTTGTGCAATAAGACCTGGCACAAAAGAGCAATTTGCGCTAGACATATTTTCTGACATTACAGACTAACATCAATCATTCTCCTTTTGTTGTATTCCCTCTCGTTTTGTAACTAAACTCTTCTGGCCCATTTACTTATGCGATTGGTGCCACGTTTGTGTTTACTTCATTAAAGCAGATTTCGACTTGCGCAGCTAATCTGTTTCTTTCTTTCGTTTTGACAAATTTCAGGTGCGCAATTTACGTATCGAGTTGCTTTCTATCTGATGGACATTGAGTAAACGAGCATTACTCCTCATAGAGTAAACGAGCTTTACTACAGCTCTTCAAACcatgtaaaaaaatgctttttatgctgtaaaacgtttttaaatcattaaatggtggaattaaaaaaatcttttataattgctgtttatttaaaatgtaactaaGAAAATGCCAtgtttttgcaatattttattttgcaagtATTTTACACTTTATCAAGATACATAACAACTATACTTGGTTTCTCTTGGATTGGATCCTGTACGAAATTTTATGCAGATCTTTTTGAGcagaattttaaacaaccagGGACTTCCCCATTCGTTATTTCGTTGCTGTATTTCTGCAAATGGAAAAAAGGTATTGCAGTTGTCAGTTAAGGCAGTTAAAAACTCTTTAGACTGTATTCGCGAATATTTTCAGATCTCTTTAGACGCGAATATTACTGTTGTGCATCAAAACGAAACCtcgttttaaaactttttctttcattgttattttattttaatatcagAGTCAttctaattttagttttacctACCGATTTTACCGTTTTTACgtatatgtttaaagtttaaacattaggTAACTGCACAATCATAACCACATATAATCAATTTCTTTTGTAGATTGCATTGGTTAATAGGTGTAAACTTGACTAATATGTCCCACATACCAATTGTAGATTTTTCGCTTTCTCTAGAAGAAAATCCTTCAAGATCTAAATTGGAAGAAACTGGAAAACTTCTGTATGATGCATTCTCAACGGCTGgatttgtttatttgaaaaatgCTTCAATTAAAACGTAAGAAAcgttaatatgtttaaaaatagttaaaaaaatactgtaatataaatgtgagaatcttatttttttagtttactcgtataaacaatttttgcgatttattagtttttattattattaaaggaatttcattttaaactacggaaaaatgtgttaataaaataatatttttaaggagttattttttattttagtaaagaTGTGGAAAGACTGAATCATGTTACTGAAGAAATTTTTAACGCCAGCTATCAGGAAAAGCAGAAATTTGCGTGGGATCATAAACATAACTTTGGATATGTTGCTTTGAACAGAGAAAggtgaaaaacaaacattttttcggCGCTGAGGCAGGTGGTTATGGCACCTgtctttaacccagtggtaatGGGTACAATGCTTGTCGCtcctaccattgtgggcgtatttgtccttgggcaagacacttaatggcaattgcttcaacagagtggtcactaatgggttttccaattatcagccatacataaaacaaatcaaaaataacccacaaagtaacatattatacatggtaactccaaatcattttttccaaattaaacCTGGTTACAACTATTctgatttttacttttttattcccAAATCTTTTATAGGCCTAAACAATCCAGTGTTTCTAGATTTTTTAGCCAACATTTTTTCAGTGTTGACCCAAATAAACCGACCGATTACAAAGAAGCGTTTAATGTTGGCGCTGAAGCTTTGGACGGCGATCAAACTTTTTGTTGGCCGCATCATCTATCTGATACATTCCATATTGTAATGAAGAATTTTGCTCAATCCTGCAAAGAAGTTGCACACCAAGTTTTGAGAGTTCTAGCAATTGGGATGGAATTAGAGGTGTCCTACTTTGtgtaatacattatttttgtacttttctatatttttcaGCTCTTTTCCCTTTGAAATTCTCTTTGCTAGTTATGAGACTGAATTCCCATTTGATTTTCTAGTATAGTTGTTTATAAAGCTTTTTGACTAactttgtataatttaaatcatttCTATTATCTGCTGTGTGCTTGTGTTGTATGCCTTTTTGGTTGCCAGTATTGTCTGTTTTTGATGCATATTAAACATTCTCACTGTGTAGTTACTAATTATGTTGTGCAAATGATTGTAAATATTGATGTGCTCCGAAATAACAATTTTAGCTGGCACTGTAATTCTTCAGAACTTGAAAAAagagtaatttattttatatatatacatatggtttatttttgcaacaccaaatatatatatctgtacacatttttttacaggatGAAGAATTCTTCATTAAACAGCACCACCTAATGCACACATCTAAAAACTACACGACGTTACGAAGTCTGTATTATCCACCAGTACCTGATACTTTACCTTTAAACCAACTTCGACTTGGAGAGCATTCGGATTACGGATCAATAACTCTGCTGTTTCAGGATAACATTGGAGGATTACAGGTTTATTTTCTTATGATTTGTTATAACCTTGCAATAATGTGTATCAATGTAATCCACTTGTTATTAATCTTACATAAATGTGCCCTCGAAActatttattgtaaactttggtGCAGTTTCTTTTGGGGGGTTTTGATTTTTCATGTATAGGTTTAGCTTAAATGTGTtgaattaaatgttgtttactttaatttacATCCGATTGTgttgtctgtagggtgtaacggtcacgcctttttatctaaaacattatttttatcttttttattaataagcgtgtttttataactgttgttttagggttactacccgtctttttgcttttataaACTCTCCCATTCTTCGTTATCACgaccgaagagacaaaatagatttcatttattcatttaattttttttaattattaaattgtattttgtaaaatttaggTTGAAAATATGGACAAGGAGTTTGTAGATGCTGTTCCAATAGAAGGCACTATACTTGTTAACATAGGAGATGCTTTGCAGTTTTGGACATTAGGAAAATTAAAATCCACCGTAAGTAAATGATGCTTCCATATATCAAATTTGGCTTATTACTTTACTTTAACACTATGCTGGTTATATACGCTATGTTTCTTaagcatatatttatatatatatatgctgcaGCAGTTCTTAAAATTGCAAGACATTATAGCAACAagcctatatatattcttatatGTATATTCCATTATATAAGGATGTTTTTGGCCAGATTTGGGTCATTGCTTTAATACTCGTCCTGCTTATATAAGTATATACGGCATATTTTCTCAAAGTTGCAAAAGCGGTAAAAAACTTATgtaaacactgtttttttccTATTGCAGAAGCACAGAGTGTTGATTCCTAACGATCCAGTCGCTCGTAAAACAATCCGGCGATCTTTGGCTTACTTTGTTCATCCCGATCATGAAGTAATCGTTAACAAACCTctggtttataaaaacaaggtCTGTGAAACTGACAAGCCAGAGAAATTAATCACGGCGTTCCAACACACTGCAAGCAAGCTTGATGCCAGTTATCATTACTGATTAAAACTTTAGGGATTAACTTTTAGTGATTTTTAGGACATTAAAatggaaattatattttataaatggcAATTACAGATTTtgatattacattttatacatGGCATATGTCTTTGGTActtgttttttgttctttatttcTGTGTAATAATTTTGCGTCTTAATATTTGCAGTTTATTGAAAGCAATCGTTTAACGCATTTCTGTATAACAGAATCATGAATttcttgtatttatttaactgtgTTGATATTGGtggtatataaaattttatttttttgtaacagatTTTTTACTAATTGAAACAGTGCCACCATTTTAACCACAATTCGTTCAATTACTAAACTGGATGCAgtgtcaaaatttaaatattcatctTTGGAAAATGCCACCAAGATTCATCTTTTACATAGGTTCTGTTGCTACAAAAGTTTTGCTATGAAATAACACCATCGTAAAAATCTTGCTTGGGCATGTTTTATAAtgtgtattaatttttatatatatatataaattttttttatatatatatatatactgtgttTTGCTTATAATGTACATATACCATCTC contains:
- the LOC100177314 gene encoding 2-oxoglutarate-dependent dioxygenase htyE-like gives rise to the protein MSHIPIVDFSLSLEENPSRSKLEETGKLLYDAFSTAGFVYLKNASIKTKDVERLNHVTEEIFNASYQEKQKFAWDHKHNFGYVALNRESVDPNKPTDYKEAFNVGAEALDGDQTFCWPHHLSDTFHIVMKNFAQSCKEVAHQVLRVLAIGMELEDEEFFIKQHHLMHTSKNYTTLRSLYYPPVPDTLPLNQLRLGEHSDYGSITLLFQDNIGGLQVENMDKEFVDAVPIEGTILVNIGDALQFWTLGKLKSTKHRVLIPNDPVARKTIRRSLAYFVHPDHEVIVNKPLVYKNKVCETDKPEKLITAFQHTASKLDASYHY